The Lolium rigidum isolate FL_2022 chromosome 1, APGP_CSIRO_Lrig_0.1, whole genome shotgun sequence region TATATTGGTTTGATGAATTGATGTTTTACTTACCTTTTTTATTTGAACTTGTGAAATCCATGATTTTTTACTTTCACCACCTTCAGTTATGCAACAAGTAGTTTGTGAACAAACAATAAGAGCATTTAGCTGCATAGTTCTATTAACAACACTGATGAGGAAATCGTTTATCAGTTACTACTCGGTCGGCCGGTGATTAGCGACAAATTAGGCAAATCTGCCGATTAAATGGCACCGAGTAGGGATTAATCGGCCTGTTAATCGCTGAATCGGCGGATTTTTGAATACTGATTAGCAGTAACACTGTGTGGTTACTCATTTGGAACTAGAAAGTTTTAGCTCAGTTGAATGTACTTCCTTTATTCTGCTTATCTAACCTGTTTCTGTCGTAATTTATTACTTAGGAAGGAGCTGGAACATTTCTTGCTAGATGCTGCTGATTGACATTTCAGTTATCTATACCTTTCAGATGCGGACTTTCGGAATACTGGGTTAGAGAGATCAGAGGCACTGAAGAAAGATCTGAAATGGTTCAGCGAACAGGGTCACACAATTCCAGAACCATCTGCCCCTGGCATTACATATGCTTCCTATCTGGAAGAGTTGTCTGAAAAGGACACACAAGCATTTATCTGTCACTTCTATAATGTGTACTTTGCTCAGTCTGCCGGAGGTCGAATGATCGGCACAAAGGTAACCACTTTCCAGACCAAAACGTTCATGTGATGTCAAATCGTGCGTGTTTGAATGGCTTCCTATATTGTTGTTAACGTTGGCACTGGTTCTTAAATCTCAATCTTCTGATTTACTGAGTGAAATCCTAACCGAAAATAGTAGTATGTTATTTACTGGATGCACTCGGTTGAGGGTCACCTTATATACACATCTGTTGTATAACTCGTTCTTCTGTTATGTAGAAAAATATTTTTACATTACTTCCATAGCTGGTCATTTCGTTGTGGAATATGAATCCTTGTATTTGACTTATGTAATGCGAATCAGGGTATCATGGCAGTCTGTATTCTGTCATGTTAGCAATAAGCCATTGTGTCCGTGGCGTGCATGGTGGACCGGCGTGAGCGCGCCAAGGTCGAGTCCATGCACGGCAGGGTGCGCGCGTGTGGCAATGTGTGTAGTGTGTGCGttatgtgtgcgtgtgtgtgctgGTGGCAAGGAGCGTGGCGTGAGACCGAGCCTCACGGAGGAGTTTGTTGCTCCAACGGTGAAGACGGCCAGGTCATGAGGAGATCGTGTACGTGCGCGTAGAGCTCGGCCGGGTCATGAGGAGATCGCGTACGTGCGCGTAGAGCTCGGCCGTGGACGTTGAGTGGGTGCTGGTTGCGTGGGCGCTGCGTAGCTGCTAGGCTATTTAAGTTGTACTACTTTGCTTCGTTTGGTTAAGAGAAATACAGAGAAAGAGCTCGGCTGTTCGTGCAGCAACGAGGAGAAAAACTCTACGGTCTCCATTGCCTTTTCTTCTAGCTCCGTCCGTGCCTGTGAGAGAGCGAGCTAGCCAGTGCTAGCGCTCACATGTCAGTGTGGTGTGAGGGAGAGTTCCTCCATTGATGGATATCATTTAACCTAGTAACATGCACTCTATTCATTTCAGATTGCTGAGAAGATTCTGAACAAGAAAGAGCTGGAATTCTACAAGTGGGAAGGTACCCTGTCCCAGCTGCTGCAGGATGTCCGCACCAAACTTAACCAAGTTGCTTCTGTAAGCCCAAGAGCTTTGTTTTTGTGCTCCTATTTTCTTTTCTGCCGGTGTGTCTCAGTGTCTTAACCCGATCACATTTCTGCTCAGAGCTGGTCCCGGGAAGAGAAGAACCACTGCCTGGCTGAGACCGAGAAGTCGTTCACCTATTCAATGGATCGCCTGCGCCAAGTATTCACCTGAGCGGAGCCAATTGCGATCTTCATTTCACTTTTgataaacattttaacattaagcCATGTATGTGCACTGGGGAGGAACTTGTTCCTCTGGGCCAGAACTGCCAAGGAATCaaattttcatattcaaataatcCTTTCGTTGCATTTGCCCGGGCTATTTTCTTGTTGATAGATTAGTTTTCTTTGCTCTCGGTATGCGGACGTGCGAatactctagaaaaaggccgacctttgCAAAGAGAAGCAACTCTCTGCCTGTGACAAGTAGCGCGCTATGGTGCCACAAAAATTCTGGAAAGTGGTCCCTACATGACACGTGTCGCAAGGGAAATCAAGATGAGGATGAGGGACGATAGATAATAACAGGGGAGGGTGGATTGTCTCACTTTTCCCTTTTTTAGATttgtttttttcaaaatgaaatatcagaaacgtaagtccaaattacgaaccattttcacttttgagatcctcacgTCGAGattttcaaaactagatcccatgccgATAGGTTTCGAGatgtttttttcgtacttccaatactagtatggttgtactcgcggtgtgtacctaactgtactcgtactttaactgataagtacttctgtttttagtgtactTGGTGCAATTTTTTCCTTTTACTCTTTaactgtacttgctcgtgtgcacgactgtacttgTACTTGTTCGTGTGCGCGAAATGTATCTGTACTTGCCCGTGTGTGCGACCGTACTTCTTTACCTGTACTTACTGGTGTGTGTTGTACTTACTAATGTGTGGGACTGTACTTTGTACCTGTACTTGCTCATGTGCACAACTGTAATTCTCCACTTGTACTTGCTTGTGTGTGCACCTATACCTACTCGTGTATGCACCTGTACCTATACACGCTCGGGTGCACGTGCACCCGTACTTACTTGTGTGCATCTATATCTACTTGTGTATGCCCTTGTACGTATTCATGCATGGACCTGTATTTGATGTTTTTCTAATGGGAATGGTCCCGAAGGACCGAGATGCTGCATTAGTTTCTGACGGTGGTACAATTTATAAAAGGGGGCTCAGGAAAATTAGAAATTACAAACATGCCCTTGAAACACACACATCAGACCTTAGAAAGATTTctgaaaaagcaatcaagtccctaTGCCTCACCACCCAAGATCTGAGATGGATGTTACCATCGGCCACCGTCTTCCTCACcggggacaaaaccacttggGAAGAAGAGGGCGAAGAAAGCCTCCATCGGACCATCGAGTAGGGGCCTCCGTTGTTGGAGGTTGAGAAGACGTTTCCATGGCGTCATCAGATGCCTCTCTATGGCATCAAAGATCAGTGGTCTCCTATGGACCACGGTGTTGTAGATCATCGTTGTCGCAACAGGAACTTCCCATCGCCGCCAAGATTGAACACCTAGAGCTCGCCGATAACGCTTCTTCTCCCCCCGCTGCCACGGCTAGCCAAAGAAGAAGACAACAACAAGTTCAGGAGTCGCCGCTCCCGGAGACCACAAGCCTTTTTTGTCAAGTCGTTGATGGAGGTCGTCGACGCCACACCTGGCTCCGCCCATCGGAGCGCCGCGACGAGGATGAGCAGCATCAGCAAGCCCTGGATTTGGCCAAAGAGATCTAGCGCACAGCTCCCGGCATGACGCCAAACTCCGGCACAAGGCTAGCTAACACGACCTAGACACCTAAACCTAGACCTACTAGAGGACCTATCTACTCCGGCGCTGCTCCTTGCCCAACTCCGGCTGGCTATTCCGGTGGAGAGGACATTGGAGCAGCCCGGTATGGTGGGGGGATCTCTCTGTAGAGAGGAGAGACATAAAACGAGGGGGGACTGAGCCTTTACGTGTATTTGATGTAGTTCAGAACTATACATGCACTGCTACTTATGAACtagccactagtagaaaacaggcctTTGGTCCAACACTCCTCGGAGCTTTAGTCTCGGTTTAAaaatgaaccgggaccaatggggggcattTGTCCCGGTTCAAACAGCgtaggctttagtcccggttcgtttggaccctttaaTCCTGGTTGATAATACCAACCGAGATTAAAGGGGTGTCGACGGGCTACCTCCGGGGCaaaagtctttagtcccggttggtattaccaatcgggaactaaaggtctaccctttagtcttGGTTGGCGTTACCAACCCGGACTAAAGGCTTTCTAGGTTCGTTTGGCTTCCCCCGCACCTTCACCCCCAATTTTTAGATCCTGAAAATTCCAAAGGGAAATATGATACGAGGAAGATTTTCGTTTTTGCGAgaaatttaggatttttctatttttttaattttaaataaataaatgcatTTCATCATAAGGATtagtattacttaaccataaggaggttacccaatttttagattttcaaattttctggttttagtttggcaaaaaaaattaaaaaaattaaaaataataagaaTTAAAAAATGTAAtgttttatttattcaagattattattagatCATTGCTTTTGTGTATTAAAATAATTATCtgaaattcaaataataaagaagtgtgacatcgaccaacatgttaatagcatTGATACGATACTAGTATCAATAAcatgcgcgaagcacttggaagcaggATGAGAAGGAACTTAGAAGTTATGTGTGCTAGTGCTGGagaagtgggaggatgggtgaccgagcgggaagtaagtaatttgactagaaattaagtgtagttagagactaaacttgtcaaataactaaaatagtaaaaattctgtaaaaaaatatagaaaaaaagAGTGAAAAGTAATTATAAAAataaatggataaaaaaattaaagaaatagtcGAGACTAAAGGTCGTTCGCCCCGGCGCGCCAGTTGCCCACGTGTAGTCCCAATTTATATTACAATCGAGATTAAAGGGGAGGGCCTTTAATCCCGAATAACTAGTtccggttgcaaaaccgggaTTAAAGGCCTTATCAACCGGGCCGAaggcttttttctagtagtgaggtGATGGGTGGTAAAAAGAAAAGCTAGCTAATTGATGCATGGATGTGCTACTCGCGTGCTTACTTTTGTGAAGGTACGGAAGTATCCGTGTACGCGCCTGCTCCCGCCGTGTTTGCGGGAGCGGCTCCTAGCGCGCCACGCGTCATACAAATAACACGAACTAAATTTTTGTGAAGGTCGGTCGTTTTTTAGTGGTACCCACGGAAGTGTTATACCTTGTGCACAAGCTCCATGGGCCTTACTTTTCCAGAACCTACTTAAATGCAACTGCATCTACAGGAGCGATGTCAGCAGTGATGTCATTTATTTGGTGAACATTTTTTTTCACAAAATTATGAAATAAATCTGAAACAAATTGAAACATAACTGAAACATGAATGTTTTTGTGAAATAAACTAGAGTGACGTCATCAGTGAGGTTACCGGTTTCACTTTTTGTCCCAATGTTTCACAATATTTTTCATGTATCACTTTTGTTTCATAAATTTTTCACTAgtgtttcaattattagttttatattaggCAAATATCAAAAGGCTCACTAATCTCAAATCAGAGACTAGACGGTAGATGTGACACCGGTAAATAGCCGTTACCGGTAAAATCACTGTGTTCCCTAACTTTCTCCATGGACATCTCTGCCTACTTTTCTTTGACAGAGTTGCTCGTTTTGTCCATAAACTAAGACGAAAGCAGGTTGGTTACGGCATATTTGTCGTGGGCTGGAACTTCTTCGTTAAGCTAGATATGCCAGGCAGCTGGCTGCTTCTGAGCTGTTTTTTATAGGAAGAAGCGGGTCAGCGTAGCCAtgcaataatactttcaagatatCCACATAATTCCAAATTCGCAAGAACTCTACTATGCTGTTCTTCTAGGAAGAAGGTTGTAACATGTGTCTTTGTTTTTTTATAGGTAACTTCTTGTTTTTTTTCTGTAGACGTTATATTTTGATATGTGCACTACAGGCCAATTAAGAACTCGGAATGCGATTAGAACTCGTATCATATGTGACTTGCATGTTCCAACTTATGCAAACACTCACAGATACGAACAAAAACTCACTTCTCCGAGCACCTTCGAGACAATGAGTCCAAGAGACTAATGTGGCAGGTCTTAAGTTTGGTGAAGTCATCACATGTGCGTCGCAATCAACGGAATGTTGCCTCCCACTAAAAGAATAGTTCACTGATGCACGTGGTTGACGTGTTGTCtttccgttcgacacgcgtccgttgggaaccccaagaggaaggtgtgatgcgcacagcggcaagtttccctcagtaagaaaccaaggtttatcgaaccagtaggagtcaagaggcacgtgaaggttgatggcgacgagatgtagtgcggcgcaacaccagagattccggcgccaacgtggaacctgcacaacacaaaccaaatactttgccccaacgaaacagcgaggttgtcaatcccatcggcttgctgtaacaaaggattagatgtatagtgtggaagatgattgtttgcagaaaacagtagaacaattgcagtagattgtatttcagtatagagaattggaccggggtccacagttcactagaggtgtctctctcataagataaatagcatgttgggtgaacaaattacagttgggcaattgacaaatagagagggcatgaccatgcacatacatattatgatgagtattgtgagatttaattgggcattacgacaaagtacatagaccgctatccaagcatgcatctatgcctaaaaagtccaccttcagagttatcatccgaacccctccgagtattaagttgctaacaacagataattgcattaagtattgcgcgtaatgtaatcaataactacatcctcggacatagcatcaatgttttatccctagtggcaacaagcacatccataaccttagaggtttctgtcactccccgcattcacggagacatgaacccactatcgagcataaataccccctcttggagttactagcaaaaacttggccagagcctctactaataacggagagcatgcaagatcataaacaacaca contains the following coding sequences:
- the LOC124683102 gene encoding heme oxygenase 1, chloroplastic-like gives rise to the protein MALAAATTPHTLASPRLFFSVSAAGRNSSGLSMSVGARRVPAISVLHSQRGRIVAAAAAASDIHHAARGEEAKKTFVEEMRAVAMRMHTKDQAREGEKEAHKYSVNLEREPTVEGYVQFLVDSKLVFQTLEAIVDRAVVPWYADFRNTGLERSEALKKDLKWFSEQGHTIPEPSAPGITYASYLEELSEKDTQAFICHFYNVYFAQSAGGRMIGTKIAEKILNKKELEFYKWEGTLSQLLQDVRTKLNQVASSWSREEKNHCLAETEKSFTYSMDRLRQVFT